CTCGACTCGACGCTGGGGATCTCGGCTGACTGGTTCGTCTGCGCGACGCTGGCCTGGCTTCTCGTGGGTTTCATGGGCCACCGCGCCGTGGACCTCAACATGCGGGTGCTCGGCGTGCTGATCGTCCTCGAGATCTCCGTCCTCTTCTTCTTCGATGTCGCGACCGTCGGCAAGGGCGGTGAGGACGGCATCTCGTTCGCCGGGTTCGATCCGTCGGCCATCAGCGGCGGTACCGGCTTCGGCATCGCACTCCTCTTCGCCGCGGTGGCGTTCCTCGGCTTCGAGGCCACCGCCATCTACGGTGAGGAGGCGCGCTCTCCCCGCCGGACAGTAGCCGTCGCGACCTACGGGGCGGTGGTGCTGATCACGGTCTTCTACGCCTTGACGATGTGGTCCTTCGGCAACGCCTACGGCAACGACAAGGTGCTCGACCAGGCGGCTTCGAATCCGGGTGGGTTCGTACTCGAGGTGATGCCGGTGTACCTGGGAGCGTGGAGTACCGACGTGCTCACCGTGCTGGTCCTGACGAGCTACTTCGCAGCCCTGCTCGCCCTCCACAACACCCTGTCGCGATACGTGATGTCGCTGGGGCGTGCGGGTGGACTGCCCTCCCTGCTGGGCGCCACCCATAAGCGGTTCAAGTCGCCGAGCAACGCCAGCGTCGCCGTCTCGGTGGTCACCGCGGTCGGTGTGGTGGGCTTTGCAGTCGGCGGTGCGGACCCCTTTCTGCAGCTGTTCGCATGGCTCAGCGGTCTGGGCACCTTGGGCATCTTCGTGCTCCAGGCGAGTGCGACCGTGGCAGTCGTCGTCCACGGGCGACGCAGCGGCGAAGGCTCCGCGTGGCAGACGCTGATTGCGCCAGTGGCTGCCTTCGTCGGCATCTGCGTGATCGTCGTGCTGGCTCTGCGCAACTGGTCGCTCCTGTCCGGAGCGACGGGCGGCCTGTCCAGCATGCTGCCCTGGCTCATTCCGGCCGCCGCCCTCGCGGGGGCTCTCATGGCCACTCTCCGGGCTGACCGGGTCGGGAGCCTGAACCCCGAGCGCACCGACGCCGACGCTGTTGAAACCGACAGCGCTGAGGCGACGACACCCATCAACGACAAGTGAGGATCCCGTTGCGATGACCAACACCTTCCAGCTCTCCGCCGCCGTCCACTGCCGACCGCTTTCCGCTTGGCCCCGGCTCAGCGTCGAGCTGCTCGGGACCCAGACGAGGTTCGTGCAGGGCGCGCGTTGGCGGCACCGCGTCATCGAGAGTGGCGACGCAGACGGCGAGCCGCTCATCCTGATCCATGGAGTCGGCGGTCACGCGGAGTCGTTCGCCCGGAACATGCACGGCCTGGCCCGGCAGGGCTTTCATGTCTACAGCATCGACGCGCTCTACCACGGGTTCAGCGACAAGCAGCCCTACGACGACGACAAGCGCTATGTCCACCAGGTCGAGGCCGTGGTCGACCTGATCGATGCCTTGGGCCATGACACGGTCCACATCGAGGGTGAGTCGATGGGAGCCACCATCGCCTTCCACTTCGGGCTGAGCCACCCTGAGCGCACCCGCAAGGTGGTGCTCAACACCGGATTCGGACACGTCAAGCTGAACAAGTCGGACTTCAAGCCCGTGAAGGGCGACATGGGGGAGCTTGCCCGCCTCTCTCGCGAGGTCGTCGTCGACCCGAACGCTGCGGCCATGCGCAAGCGGCTGGAGTGGGTCGTCGCCGAACCGGAGTCGATGACCGACGAGATGGTCGAGATCCGGCTGGCGCTCTACTCGGATCCCCTCATCAACGACTCCATGCGGAAGGTCTTCCGGCTGGACAAGGACTGGAGCTGGGACCTGCCCTACTCGGAGGAGGACCTGGTCGACTACCGGCCGGAGACACTGGTGCTGTGGACCGAGCACAACCCGGGCGATGGTCCCGACTACGGCGAGTACATCGCAAGCATTCTGCCGAACGGCAAGTTCTACTGCATCGACGGCGCGGGGCACTGGCCGCAGTGGGAGCGCCCTGAGGAGCACGACGCCGTGCTCACCGAGTTCCTGTTGGGACGGGCCTACCAGCCTTCAGGCTCCTGACCCCGGACACCACGCACGGCCTGCCGGCCGGTCGCCTGTCATCGTGACAGGTGGCCGGCCGACTCAATTGCGCTCGACACGTCATCGAAAGTCGCATGCAGGTGGTCGCGCATCCGCTGGGCTGCCCTGTTGCCGTCGCCGGCGCGAACCGCAGCCAGGATGCCGTGGTGCTCCTCGTGGCTTCGCGCGATCGTCCCAGGAAGGATGAGCGGCTCACTTGCCGGCGTGAACAGCTCACCCCGCGCAGTCTCCATCAGCCGGTGGAGCCGGGGTGAGCCGGCCGCGCGAGCGAGCAGCCCGTGGAACCGGCTGTCGGACTCACGGAACTGACGGGGCGTCAGCCGGTCACCGTCGACGTCGATCGCCTCGGCGAGCTGCTGCAGGTCCTCGGCCGTTCTCCGTTCGGCAGCCAACCACGCGATGTGCGACTCGACAGCCGTGCGCACGTCGATGATCTCGCGCAGCAGGGAGCCGTCGTCAGCCATTTGCGCGAGCCAACGTGCGTAGGGCTGTGCGAGCTCGGTGACGAACGTTCCTCCTTCGACGCCGCGACGAACCTCGACGTAGCCCTCCGCGCGAAGGCGGCTCAGTGCCTCGCGAAGGGTGGACCGGGACACCGCGAACATCTCGCTCAGACGTCGCTCGGCGGGCAGCCGGTCCCCTGGACGCAGCTGCCCGCCGTGGACCATGGCCCGGATGCGGGCGTGGACGTCGTCCGTGGACGTGCGGACCGCCTCGCCGTGGCGGTGCCAGTGCGAGTCGGTGTCGATCAGCTCATCCGGCGGCGTGGAGGGAGTGCTCACTCAGGTCAGTTCCTCGGGTCCTGTCGACGGCCCGCTCGACGAGCCAGTCGAACAAGGGATCACCGCCGAACATCTCGGGGTGCCACTGTACGGCGACGACGTCGGCGTCGGGCATCTCGATGCCCTCCACCACCCCGTCCAGAGCTCGCGCCGAGACCACGACGCCCTCGCCGGGGGTCAGGACCGCCTGGTGGTGGTAGCTGTTCACGGAGATCCGGGCACCGAGGACGCGGGAGAGCTCGCTGTCCTCGGTGACGTTCACCATCTGCGGCCGGTGGTTCCCGGGATAGCCGTAGAAGGAGTGGGACTGCCCGTCGGAGGCCGAGAGATGGGGGACGAGCGTGCCGCCACGAGCCACGTTGATGAGCTGGCAGCCCCGACAGATTCCGAGCACCGGGATGCCCTTCACTAGAGCGGCTTCGAACAGCCCGATCTCGAACGCGTCGCGCCCGGGGTCCATCACCGTCGCGAACTCGGTGGGGATGCCGCCGTAGCGTCCCGGGTCGACGTCCTCCCCGCCCGCGAGGACCAGTGCGTCGAGTCGGTCGACGACTGCTACGGGGTCGGCTTCCCGCGTGAGCAGCACGGGCGTGCCGCCGGCACCGGCGACGCTGCGGATGTAGGGGGAGAGGAAGACCTCGATCGGCTCCTGGCCGACGAACGCGGGCAGCCGGCCGACCTCGTGGCCGTACCGGTACTGGCCGGTGACGCCGATCAACGGTTGGGGGAGCGAAGGTGGGGTCCGCAGGTTCACGGGCGTCCTTTCGATGGTTCGGATGCGGAGGTCACGTGCCGGTGGCGATCAGGTCGACGTCCGGCCCGGCCTTCCGGGAGACCTGGACCGCGGCGTTGCGAACGGCGCTCGCGATGGCGTCGATCTTCAGGGTTCGTGCGGAGCCCGCTACCGAGATGGCGGCCACCGCCCGACCGGACGGGCCGAGGATGGGGGCGGCCACGCAGACGAGACCCTCCCGGCACTCCTCGCGGTCGAACGCCACCCCTTCCTGGCGCGCAGCCTCGAGCTGACGGAGGAACATGCCCGGCAGCGCGATCGATCGCGTCGTCGTCGGCCGGAGTCCACCGTCGAGGACGCGCTTGACGGCCGTCCGGTCCGACCGGGACAGGATGGCCTTTCCGAGGCCGGAGGTGTGTGCGTTCAGCCTGCTGCCCACGCGCGACGGTGTCGAGGTGGAGCGGTGCCCGTAGATCTTGTCGAGGTAGACCACGTCGGTGCCGTCGAGGACGCCGAGGTGGACGTTCTCGTGCGTGAGCTCGTAGAGCTCGGAGAGGTACGGCAGCGCGACCTCGCGCAGGACGCCCGCTCCGCCGCGCAGGGCCACTGCTCCGAGGCGGAGCATCGGAGCGCACAGGTACCAGTCCATGCCGTCCCGGTCGACGAGCCCAGCGTCGCGCAGCACACCGAGCAGGCGATGGGCCGTCGACTTCGGAACGCCGGCGATGTGCGCGAGTTCGGTGAGGGTC
Above is a genomic segment from Nocardioides aromaticivorans containing:
- a CDS encoding APC family permease, which gives rise to MSQQVQGNSSLKEGSLGVLGIVFFVVAAAAPLAASVATAPVVFGFGGVGAPLAYLIVGVVLLLFSVGYAYMSGKVTSAAGLAAYVEVALGKRAASACAFVAVLSYGVFVMGLYGGFGFFASFALDSTLGISADWFVCATLAWLLVGFMGHRAVDLNMRVLGVLIVLEISVLFFFDVATVGKGGEDGISFAGFDPSAISGGTGFGIALLFAAVAFLGFEATAIYGEEARSPRRTVAVATYGAVVLITVFYALTMWSFGNAYGNDKVLDQAASNPGGFVLEVMPVYLGAWSTDVLTVLVLTSYFAALLALHNTLSRYVMSLGRAGGLPSLLGATHKRFKSPSNASVAVSVVTAVGVVGFAVGGADPFLQLFAWLSGLGTLGIFVLQASATVAVVVHGRRSGEGSAWQTLIAPVAAFVGICVIVVLALRNWSLLSGATGGLSSMLPWLIPAAALAGALMATLRADRVGSLNPERTDADAVETDSAEATTPINDK
- a CDS encoding alpha/beta fold hydrolase, translated to MTNTFQLSAAVHCRPLSAWPRLSVELLGTQTRFVQGARWRHRVIESGDADGEPLILIHGVGGHAESFARNMHGLARQGFHVYSIDALYHGFSDKQPYDDDKRYVHQVEAVVDLIDALGHDTVHIEGESMGATIAFHFGLSHPERTRKVVLNTGFGHVKLNKSDFKPVKGDMGELARLSREVVVDPNAAAMRKRLEWVVAEPESMTDEMVEIRLALYSDPLINDSMRKVFRLDKDWSWDLPYSEEDLVDYRPETLVLWTEHNPGDGPDYGEYIASILPNGKFYCIDGAGHWPQWERPEEHDAVLTEFLLGRAYQPSGS
- a CDS encoding FadR/GntR family transcriptional regulator encodes the protein MSTPSTPPDELIDTDSHWHRHGEAVRTSTDDVHARIRAMVHGGQLRPGDRLPAERRLSEMFAVSRSTLREALSRLRAEGYVEVRRGVEGGTFVTELAQPYARWLAQMADDGSLLREIIDVRTAVESHIAWLAAERRTAEDLQQLAEAIDVDGDRLTPRQFRESDSRFHGLLARAAGSPRLHRLMETARGELFTPASEPLILPGTIARSHEEHHGILAAVRAGDGNRAAQRMRDHLHATFDDVSSAIESAGHLSR
- a CDS encoding gamma-glutamyl-gamma-aminobutyrate hydrolase family protein — encoded protein: MNLRTPPSLPQPLIGVTGQYRYGHEVGRLPAFVGQEPIEVFLSPYIRSVAGAGGTPVLLTREADPVAVVDRLDALVLAGGEDVDPGRYGGIPTEFATVMDPGRDAFEIGLFEAALVKGIPVLGICRGCQLINVARGGTLVPHLSASDGQSHSFYGYPGNHRPQMVNVTEDSELSRVLGARISVNSYHHQAVLTPGEGVVVSARALDGVVEGIEMPDADVVAVQWHPEMFGGDPLFDWLVERAVDRTRGTDLSEHSLHAAG
- a CDS encoding IclR family transcriptional regulator, which codes for MRARPLDVSVPTLEHSTPDGGSVGKAISLLTAFGDAAGGATLTELAHIAGVPKSTAHRLLGVLRDAGLVDRDGMDWYLCAPMLRLGAVALRGGAGVLREVALPYLSELYELTHENVHLGVLDGTDVVYLDKIYGHRSTSTPSRVGSRLNAHTSGLGKAILSRSDRTAVKRVLDGGLRPTTTRSIALPGMFLRQLEAARQEGVAFDREECREGLVCVAAPILGPSGRAVAAISVAGSARTLKIDAIASAVRNAAVQVSRKAGPDVDLIATGT